In one window of Erinaceus europaeus chromosome 17, mEriEur2.1, whole genome shotgun sequence DNA:
- the FRMD8 gene encoding FERM domain-containing protein 8 isoform X1 gives MDGPEGPAAQPGPAERSRRSSVSSVGARAADVLVYLADDAAVPLAVENLASLSAHELHRAVREALQLPDIALEAFALWLVSPLLEVQLKPKHQPYKLGRQWPELLLRFTDAPDDDVAVDEPSLQFRRNVFFPRRRELQIQDEEVLRLLYEEAKGNVLAARYPCDLEDCEALGALVCRLQLGPYRPGQTTAGTLREKLDSFLPTHFCRRGHGFLAALRGRGAKAGAGEQGLLDAYRRVPEASGEQEPTVSTHHRAYLRKCHELPFYGCAFFHGEVDKPAQGLLHRGGRKPVSVAISLEGVHVIDSREKHVLLGLRFQELSWDHTSPDEEESVLWLEFDGDHEGTPVNKLLKIYSKQAELMSGLIEYCIELGQAAEPGPPEAPCAPPAPRPQLRRQGSVVSSRLQHLSTIDYVEEGEHIKRVKPRRTASFFGRQLSLGPGSYAMVQPAGSLEQG, from the exons ATGGACGGGCCCGAGGGCCCCGCCGCGCAGCCTGGCCCGGCCGAGCGCTCCCGCCGGAGCAGCGTGTCGTCTGTGGGCGCCCGAG CGGCAGATGTGCTGGTGTACCTGGCGGACGACGCGGCGGTGCCCCTGGCCGTGGAGAACCTGGCCTCGCTCAGCGCCCACGAGCTGCACCGCGCCGTCCGGGAGGCCCTGCAGCTCCCCGACATCGCGCTGGAGGCCTTCGCGCTCTGGCTGGTGTCCCCGCTGCTGG AGGTGCAGCTGAAGCCCAAGCACCAGCCCTACAAGCTGGGCCGCCAGTGGCCGGAGCTGCTGCTGCGCTTCACCGACGCCCCGGACGACGACGTGGCCGTGG acGAGCCCTCCCTCCAGTTCCGAAGGAACGTGTTTTTCCCGAGGCGACGGGAGCTCCAG ATCCAGGACGAGGAGGTTCTGCGGCTGCTCTACGAGGAGGCCAAGGGCAACGTGCTGGCCGCCCGCTACCCCTGTGACCTCGAGGACTGCGAGGCCCTGGGCGCCCTGGTCTGCCGCCTGCAGCTCGGACCCTACCGGCCCGGCCAGACGACCGCCGGCACCCTGAG GGAGAAGCTGGACTCCTTCCTCCCCACACACTTCTGTAGGCGGGGCCACGGGTTCCTGGCTGCCCTGCGGGGCCGCGGGGCCAAGGCCGGGGCGGGGGAACAGGGGCTGCTGGACGCCTACCGCCGGGTGCCCGAGGCGAGCGGCGAGCAGGAGCCCACCGTGAGCACCCACCACCGCGCTTACCTCCGCAAGTGCCACGAGCTGCCCTTCTACGG GTGCGCCTTCTTCCACGGCGAGGTTGACAAGCCGGCGCAGGGACTGCTGCACCGTGGCGGGCGGAAGCCGGTGTCCGTGGCCATCAGCCTGGAAGGCGTCCACGTCATTGACAGCAGGGAGAAG CACGTGCTGCTGGGCCTGCGTTTCCAGGAGCTGTCCTGGGACCACACATCCCCCGACGAGGAGGAGTCTGTCCTGTGGCTGGAATTTGATGGGGACCATGAGGGCACGCCAGTCAACAAGCTTCTCAAGATCTACTCCAAGCAG GCCGAGCTCATGAGCGGCCTCATCGAGTACTGCATCGAGCTGGGCCAGGCCGCGGAGCCCGGGCCCCCCGAGGCCCCCTGCGCGCCCCCCGCTCCGCGCCCCCAGCTGCGACGGCAGGGCAGCGTGGTGAGCAGCCGCCTGCAGCACCTGTCCACCATCGACTACGTGGAGGAAG GCGAGCATATCAAGCGCGTGAAGCCGAGGCGAACGGCATCATTCTTCGGCCGGCAGCTCTCCCTGGGCCCGGGCAGCTACGCCATGGTGCAGCCCGCGGGCAGCCTGGAGCAGGGCTGA
- the FRMD8 gene encoding FERM domain-containing protein 8 isoform X3: protein MDGPEGPAAQPGPAERSRRSSVSSVGARAADVLVYLADDAAVPLAVENLASLSAHELHRAVREALQLPDIALEAFALWLVSPLLEVQLKPKHQPYKLGRQWPELLLRFTDAPDDDVAVDEPSLQFRRNVFFPRRRELQIQDEEVLRLLYEEAKGNVLAARYPCDLEDCEALGALVCRLQLGPYRPGQTTAGTLREKLDSFLPTHFCRRGHGFLAALRGRGAKAGAGEQGLLDAYRRVPEASGEQEPTVSTHHRAYLRKCHELPFYGCAFFHGEVDKPAQGLLHRGGRKPVSVAISLEGVHVIDSREKHVLLGLRFQELSWDHTSPDEEESVLWLEFDGDHEGTPVNKLLKIYSKQTSVPRETQRQQLSARGCPGPPRPRVPSVSSV from the exons ATGGACGGGCCCGAGGGCCCCGCCGCGCAGCCTGGCCCGGCCGAGCGCTCCCGCCGGAGCAGCGTGTCGTCTGTGGGCGCCCGAG CGGCAGATGTGCTGGTGTACCTGGCGGACGACGCGGCGGTGCCCCTGGCCGTGGAGAACCTGGCCTCGCTCAGCGCCCACGAGCTGCACCGCGCCGTCCGGGAGGCCCTGCAGCTCCCCGACATCGCGCTGGAGGCCTTCGCGCTCTGGCTGGTGTCCCCGCTGCTGG AGGTGCAGCTGAAGCCCAAGCACCAGCCCTACAAGCTGGGCCGCCAGTGGCCGGAGCTGCTGCTGCGCTTCACCGACGCCCCGGACGACGACGTGGCCGTGG acGAGCCCTCCCTCCAGTTCCGAAGGAACGTGTTTTTCCCGAGGCGACGGGAGCTCCAG ATCCAGGACGAGGAGGTTCTGCGGCTGCTCTACGAGGAGGCCAAGGGCAACGTGCTGGCCGCCCGCTACCCCTGTGACCTCGAGGACTGCGAGGCCCTGGGCGCCCTGGTCTGCCGCCTGCAGCTCGGACCCTACCGGCCCGGCCAGACGACCGCCGGCACCCTGAG GGAGAAGCTGGACTCCTTCCTCCCCACACACTTCTGTAGGCGGGGCCACGGGTTCCTGGCTGCCCTGCGGGGCCGCGGGGCCAAGGCCGGGGCGGGGGAACAGGGGCTGCTGGACGCCTACCGCCGGGTGCCCGAGGCGAGCGGCGAGCAGGAGCCCACCGTGAGCACCCACCACCGCGCTTACCTCCGCAAGTGCCACGAGCTGCCCTTCTACGG GTGCGCCTTCTTCCACGGCGAGGTTGACAAGCCGGCGCAGGGACTGCTGCACCGTGGCGGGCGGAAGCCGGTGTCCGTGGCCATCAGCCTGGAAGGCGTCCACGTCATTGACAGCAGGGAGAAG CACGTGCTGCTGGGCCTGCGTTTCCAGGAGCTGTCCTGGGACCACACATCCCCCGACGAGGAGGAGTCTGTCCTGTGGCTGGAATTTGATGGGGACCATGAGGGCACGCCAGTCAACAAGCTTCTCAAGATCTACTCCAAGCAG ACGTCTGTTCCCCGTGAGACGCAGCGCCAGCAGCTCTCTGCCCGAGGATGCCCGGGCCCCCCACGCCCACGAGTGCCAAGCGTCAGCTCGGTGTAG
- the FRMD8 gene encoding FERM domain-containing protein 8 isoform X2 → MDGPEGPAAQPGPAERSRRSSVSSVGARAADVLVYLADDAAVPLAVENLASLSAHELHRAVREALQLPDIALEAFALWLVSPLLEVQLKPKHQPYKLGRQWPELLLRFTDAPDDDVAVDEPSLQFRRNVFFPRRRELQIQDEEVLRLLYEEAKGNVLAARYPCDLEDCEALGALVCRLQLGPYRPGQTTAGTLREKLDSFLPTHFCRRGHGFLAALRGRGAKAGAGEQGLLDAYRRVPEASGEQEPTVSTHHRAYLRKCHELPFYGCAFFHGEVDKPAQGLLHRGGRKPVSVAISLEGVHVIDSREKHVLLGLRFQELSWDHTSPDEEESVLWLEFDGDHEGTPVNKLLKIYSKQSLFKVPLCGRETDDQALMAELYAVSLYSCRTQHNLNQAMLSLITILSLCIYSPSRVETGCDVEREE, encoded by the exons ATGGACGGGCCCGAGGGCCCCGCCGCGCAGCCTGGCCCGGCCGAGCGCTCCCGCCGGAGCAGCGTGTCGTCTGTGGGCGCCCGAG CGGCAGATGTGCTGGTGTACCTGGCGGACGACGCGGCGGTGCCCCTGGCCGTGGAGAACCTGGCCTCGCTCAGCGCCCACGAGCTGCACCGCGCCGTCCGGGAGGCCCTGCAGCTCCCCGACATCGCGCTGGAGGCCTTCGCGCTCTGGCTGGTGTCCCCGCTGCTGG AGGTGCAGCTGAAGCCCAAGCACCAGCCCTACAAGCTGGGCCGCCAGTGGCCGGAGCTGCTGCTGCGCTTCACCGACGCCCCGGACGACGACGTGGCCGTGG acGAGCCCTCCCTCCAGTTCCGAAGGAACGTGTTTTTCCCGAGGCGACGGGAGCTCCAG ATCCAGGACGAGGAGGTTCTGCGGCTGCTCTACGAGGAGGCCAAGGGCAACGTGCTGGCCGCCCGCTACCCCTGTGACCTCGAGGACTGCGAGGCCCTGGGCGCCCTGGTCTGCCGCCTGCAGCTCGGACCCTACCGGCCCGGCCAGACGACCGCCGGCACCCTGAG GGAGAAGCTGGACTCCTTCCTCCCCACACACTTCTGTAGGCGGGGCCACGGGTTCCTGGCTGCCCTGCGGGGCCGCGGGGCCAAGGCCGGGGCGGGGGAACAGGGGCTGCTGGACGCCTACCGCCGGGTGCCCGAGGCGAGCGGCGAGCAGGAGCCCACCGTGAGCACCCACCACCGCGCTTACCTCCGCAAGTGCCACGAGCTGCCCTTCTACGG GTGCGCCTTCTTCCACGGCGAGGTTGACAAGCCGGCGCAGGGACTGCTGCACCGTGGCGGGCGGAAGCCGGTGTCCGTGGCCATCAGCCTGGAAGGCGTCCACGTCATTGACAGCAGGGAGAAG CACGTGCTGCTGGGCCTGCGTTTCCAGGAGCTGTCCTGGGACCACACATCCCCCGACGAGGAGGAGTCTGTCCTGTGGCTGGAATTTGATGGGGACCATGAGGGCACGCCAGTCAACAAGCTTCTCAAGATCTACTCCAAGCAG tccctgttcaaggTGCCATtatgcgggcgggagacagacgaccaggcactcatggctgagctgtacgcagtatctctttattcatgtagaacgcagcacaatctaaaccaagctatgttatctctaatcacaatcctgtccttatgtatatactcgccaagtagggtggaaacaggatgtgacgtagagagggaggagtga
- the SLC25A45 gene encoding solute carrier family 25 member 45 isoform X5: MPAEEFMAGWVSGALGLVLGHPFDTVKVRLQTQNKYQGIMDCMVKTYRHESLLGFFKGMSFPIASVAVVNSVLFGCYSNALLALTATSHQERRAQPPSYTHVFVAGCTGGLLQAYCLAPFDLIKVRLQNQTEPRAQLGGPPPRYRGPVHCAACILREEGPRGLFRGAWALMLRDTPTLGIYFVTYEWLCRQYTPEGQTPSSATVLVAGGFAGIASWVTATPLDVVKSRMQMAGLERGAYQGMLDCIVRSARQEGLGVFFRGLLINSARAFPVNAVTFLSYEHLLLAWA, translated from the exons ATGCCTGCAGAAGAGTTCATGGCCGGCTGGGTCTCTG GAGCGCTGGGCTTGGTCCTGGGACACCCTTTCGACACTGTCAAG GTGCGGCTGCAGACTCAGAACAAGTACCAAGGCATCATGGACTGCATGGTGAAGACCTACCGCCACGAGTCG ctgcTGGGCTTCTTCAAGGGCATGAGCTTTCCCATCGCCAGCGTCGCCGTGGTCAACTCCGTGCTGTTCGGGTGCTACAGCAACGCGCTGCTGGCTCTCACGGCCACCTCCCACCAGGAGCGCCGCGCCCAGCCGCCCAGCTACACGCACGTGTTCGTGGCCGGCTGCACCGGGGGGCTCCTGCAG GCCTACTGTTTGGCCCCTTTCGATCTCATCAAGGTCCGGCTGCAGAACCAGACGGAGCCCAGGGCGCAGCTGGGGGGGCCGCCTCCCCGGTACCGGGGGCCCGTGCACTGTGCAGCCTGCATCCTCCGAGAGGAGGGGCCCCGAGGGCTGTTTCGGGGAGCCTGGGCCCTGATGCTGAGGGACACCCCCACGCTGGGGATCTATTTTGTCACCTATGAGTGGCTGTGCCGCCAGTACACGCCAGAAGGCCAGACCCCCA GCTCAGCTACGGTGCTGGTGGCCGGGGGCTTTGCTGGCATTGCCTCCTGGGTCACAGCCACCCCACTGGACGTGGTCAAGTCCCGGATGCAGATGGCAGGGCTGGAGCGTGGAGCCTACCAGGGCATGCTGGACTGCATCGTGCGAAGCGCCCGCCAGGAGGGTCTGGGCGTCTTCTTCCGGGGACTTCTCATCAACAGCGCCCGAGCTTTCCCCGTCAACGCTGTCACCTTCCTCAGCTACGAGCACCTCCTGCTCGCCTGGGCCTGA
- the SLC25A45 gene encoding solute carrier family 25 member 45 isoform X4, protein MPAEEFMAGWVSGALGLVLGHPFDTVKVRLQTQNKYQGIMDCMVKTYRHESAYCLAPFDLIKVRLQNQTEPRAQLGGPPPRYRGPVHCAACILREEGPRGLFRGAWALMLRDTPTLGIYFVTYEWLCRQYTPEGQTPSSATVLVAGGFAGIASWVTATPLDVVKSRMQMAGLERGAYQGMLDCIVRSARQEGLGVFFRGLLINSARAFPVNAVTFLSYEHLLLAWA, encoded by the exons ATGCCTGCAGAAGAGTTCATGGCCGGCTGGGTCTCTG GAGCGCTGGGCTTGGTCCTGGGACACCCTTTCGACACTGTCAAG GTGCGGCTGCAGACTCAGAACAAGTACCAAGGCATCATGGACTGCATGGTGAAGACCTACCGCCACGAGTCG GCCTACTGTTTGGCCCCTTTCGATCTCATCAAGGTCCGGCTGCAGAACCAGACGGAGCCCAGGGCGCAGCTGGGGGGGCCGCCTCCCCGGTACCGGGGGCCCGTGCACTGTGCAGCCTGCATCCTCCGAGAGGAGGGGCCCCGAGGGCTGTTTCGGGGAGCCTGGGCCCTGATGCTGAGGGACACCCCCACGCTGGGGATCTATTTTGTCACCTATGAGTGGCTGTGCCGCCAGTACACGCCAGAAGGCCAGACCCCCA GCTCAGCTACGGTGCTGGTGGCCGGGGGCTTTGCTGGCATTGCCTCCTGGGTCACAGCCACCCCACTGGACGTGGTCAAGTCCCGGATGCAGATGGCAGGGCTGGAGCGTGGAGCCTACCAGGGCATGCTGGACTGCATCGTGCGAAGCGCCCGCCAGGAGGGTCTGGGCGTCTTCTTCCGGGGACTTCTCATCAACAGCGCCCGAGCTTTCCCCGTCAACGCTGTCACCTTCCTCAGCTACGAGCACCTCCTGCTCGCCTGGGCCTGA
- the SLC25A45 gene encoding solute carrier family 25 member 45 isoform X1, whose amino-acid sequence MPPMSTPLCGEPESRGKAGALGLVLGHPFDTVKVRLQTQNKYQGIMDCMVKTYRHESLLGFFKGMSFPIASVAVVNSVLFGCYSNALLALTATSHQERRAQPPSYTHVFVAGCTGGLLQAYCLAPFDLIKVRLQNQTEPRAQLGGPPPRYRGPVHCAACILREEGPRGLFRGAWALMLRDTPTLGIYFVTYEWLCRQYTPEGQTPSSATVLVAGGFAGIASWVTATPLDVVKSRMQMAGLERGAYQGMLDCIVRSARQEGLGVFFRGLLINSARAFPVNAVTFLSYEHLLLAWA is encoded by the exons ATGCCTCCTATGAGCACCCCACTCTGCGGAGAGCCAGAGAGCAGGGGAAAGGCAG GAGCGCTGGGCTTGGTCCTGGGACACCCTTTCGACACTGTCAAG GTGCGGCTGCAGACTCAGAACAAGTACCAAGGCATCATGGACTGCATGGTGAAGACCTACCGCCACGAGTCG ctgcTGGGCTTCTTCAAGGGCATGAGCTTTCCCATCGCCAGCGTCGCCGTGGTCAACTCCGTGCTGTTCGGGTGCTACAGCAACGCGCTGCTGGCTCTCACGGCCACCTCCCACCAGGAGCGCCGCGCCCAGCCGCCCAGCTACACGCACGTGTTCGTGGCCGGCTGCACCGGGGGGCTCCTGCAG GCCTACTGTTTGGCCCCTTTCGATCTCATCAAGGTCCGGCTGCAGAACCAGACGGAGCCCAGGGCGCAGCTGGGGGGGCCGCCTCCCCGGTACCGGGGGCCCGTGCACTGTGCAGCCTGCATCCTCCGAGAGGAGGGGCCCCGAGGGCTGTTTCGGGGAGCCTGGGCCCTGATGCTGAGGGACACCCCCACGCTGGGGATCTATTTTGTCACCTATGAGTGGCTGTGCCGCCAGTACACGCCAGAAGGCCAGACCCCCA GCTCAGCTACGGTGCTGGTGGCCGGGGGCTTTGCTGGCATTGCCTCCTGGGTCACAGCCACCCCACTGGACGTGGTCAAGTCCCGGATGCAGATGGCAGGGCTGGAGCGTGGAGCCTACCAGGGCATGCTGGACTGCATCGTGCGAAGCGCCCGCCAGGAGGGTCTGGGCGTCTTCTTCCGGGGACTTCTCATCAACAGCGCCCGAGCTTTCCCCGTCAACGCTGTCACCTTCCTCAGCTACGAGCACCTCCTGCTCGCCTGGGCCTGA
- the SLC25A45 gene encoding solute carrier family 25 member 45 isoform X2 codes for MPPMSTPLCGEPESRGKAGALGLVLGHPFDTVKVRLQTQNKYQGIMDCMVKTYRHESGMSFPIASVAVVNSVLFGCYSNALLALTATSHQERRAQPPSYTHVFVAGCTGGLLQAYCLAPFDLIKVRLQNQTEPRAQLGGPPPRYRGPVHCAACILREEGPRGLFRGAWALMLRDTPTLGIYFVTYEWLCRQYTPEGQTPSSATVLVAGGFAGIASWVTATPLDVVKSRMQMAGLERGAYQGMLDCIVRSARQEGLGVFFRGLLINSARAFPVNAVTFLSYEHLLLAWA; via the exons ATGCCTCCTATGAGCACCCCACTCTGCGGAGAGCCAGAGAGCAGGGGAAAGGCAG GAGCGCTGGGCTTGGTCCTGGGACACCCTTTCGACACTGTCAAG GTGCGGCTGCAGACTCAGAACAAGTACCAAGGCATCATGGACTGCATGGTGAAGACCTACCGCCACGAGTCG GGCATGAGCTTTCCCATCGCCAGCGTCGCCGTGGTCAACTCCGTGCTGTTCGGGTGCTACAGCAACGCGCTGCTGGCTCTCACGGCCACCTCCCACCAGGAGCGCCGCGCCCAGCCGCCCAGCTACACGCACGTGTTCGTGGCCGGCTGCACCGGGGGGCTCCTGCAG GCCTACTGTTTGGCCCCTTTCGATCTCATCAAGGTCCGGCTGCAGAACCAGACGGAGCCCAGGGCGCAGCTGGGGGGGCCGCCTCCCCGGTACCGGGGGCCCGTGCACTGTGCAGCCTGCATCCTCCGAGAGGAGGGGCCCCGAGGGCTGTTTCGGGGAGCCTGGGCCCTGATGCTGAGGGACACCCCCACGCTGGGGATCTATTTTGTCACCTATGAGTGGCTGTGCCGCCAGTACACGCCAGAAGGCCAGACCCCCA GCTCAGCTACGGTGCTGGTGGCCGGGGGCTTTGCTGGCATTGCCTCCTGGGTCACAGCCACCCCACTGGACGTGGTCAAGTCCCGGATGCAGATGGCAGGGCTGGAGCGTGGAGCCTACCAGGGCATGCTGGACTGCATCGTGCGAAGCGCCCGCCAGGAGGGTCTGGGCGTCTTCTTCCGGGGACTTCTCATCAACAGCGCCCGAGCTTTCCCCGTCAACGCTGTCACCTTCCTCAGCTACGAGCACCTCCTGCTCGCCTGGGCCTGA
- the SLC25A45 gene encoding solute carrier family 25 member 45 isoform X3 — MPPMSTPLCGEPESRGKAGALGLVLGHPFDTVKVRLQTQNKYQGIMDCMVKTYRHESAYCLAPFDLIKVRLQNQTEPRAQLGGPPPRYRGPVHCAACILREEGPRGLFRGAWALMLRDTPTLGIYFVTYEWLCRQYTPEGQTPSSATVLVAGGFAGIASWVTATPLDVVKSRMQMAGLERGAYQGMLDCIVRSARQEGLGVFFRGLLINSARAFPVNAVTFLSYEHLLLAWA, encoded by the exons ATGCCTCCTATGAGCACCCCACTCTGCGGAGAGCCAGAGAGCAGGGGAAAGGCAG GAGCGCTGGGCTTGGTCCTGGGACACCCTTTCGACACTGTCAAG GTGCGGCTGCAGACTCAGAACAAGTACCAAGGCATCATGGACTGCATGGTGAAGACCTACCGCCACGAGTCG GCCTACTGTTTGGCCCCTTTCGATCTCATCAAGGTCCGGCTGCAGAACCAGACGGAGCCCAGGGCGCAGCTGGGGGGGCCGCCTCCCCGGTACCGGGGGCCCGTGCACTGTGCAGCCTGCATCCTCCGAGAGGAGGGGCCCCGAGGGCTGTTTCGGGGAGCCTGGGCCCTGATGCTGAGGGACACCCCCACGCTGGGGATCTATTTTGTCACCTATGAGTGGCTGTGCCGCCAGTACACGCCAGAAGGCCAGACCCCCA GCTCAGCTACGGTGCTGGTGGCCGGGGGCTTTGCTGGCATTGCCTCCTGGGTCACAGCCACCCCACTGGACGTGGTCAAGTCCCGGATGCAGATGGCAGGGCTGGAGCGTGGAGCCTACCAGGGCATGCTGGACTGCATCGTGCGAAGCGCCCGCCAGGAGGGTCTGGGCGTCTTCTTCCGGGGACTTCTCATCAACAGCGCCCGAGCTTTCCCCGTCAACGCTGTCACCTTCCTCAGCTACGAGCACCTCCTGCTCGCCTGGGCCTGA